Genomic DNA from Corylus avellana chromosome ca4, CavTom2PMs-1.0:
tactaatgtattatcattataattttagtaatttatatattatcactataattgatatgattatatcacatgatgacttgatcattaaatcatatgattatataataataaataatacatatataatatgacataactcataagtcataagtctacaagttaatcatatgattcatgtacaatgataatcacaattgattcaattgaattaaacaatatgttacttataactacaagtctacaatttaattaaagcattattagatactttaagaatttaggatttaggagtttgaacattgccatttaccattagatattaagttcaattcaaagaataaagattataagtaaatatgataagaatttaaataattaatcatatgaatcatatgatataatttaatgagactatatgattatataatatcaaattaagtaattgacattagattcaacaatgtgttacttataatcacaattgaagtattaatgtatattttgaacattttttagaaaaagaaatttaaccattttttgaaagaaaaaaaaaaaagaaaattaacaattttgaacaattttgaattttttttatatatatatataattgcttatagttatattatatgcatattgaataatataaatgtataagataaatatttaactatatgatccaattacaattccaatacttaatcaattattcatgtacaatgacaatgacaatgtgattcatataatatcaaattaagtaattgacattggattaaataatgtgttacttataactacaattgaagtatttttgtttgtttgtaagtttataagatcaacacttaatcatatgatctaatgataattcaaatatttatagcaattgggcccaagaagatattaaaaatacaagaaaaaaaaatgagggtaaaaaaaagcccaaaaaaataagcccaaaaagcccaaaaaaaaagcccaattttaaaaaagcggttagcgggcggttatctatttcactaaccgctaaccggccactaacagctaaccgctaaccgctaggcggttagcggttgcggttagtgaaatttactaaccgctagggcggttacggttagcggttattgccactaaccgctaaccgtaaccgcctttgcacccctagtccTAACAAAGTCCCAGAGAGTTCCGATGGAGTCCAAGTGATGTCCCATCCGGGTCTTGACAGAGTCCCGAAGATGTCATAGCGAGTCCCAACGGTGTCCCAATTGTGTCTCGACAAGATCCCGAAGAAGTCCCCACAGTCTCTTGACGGAGTCCCGAAAAAGTCTCAACCATGTCCCGAAGAATCATTTtacgaaaataaagaagattttttggtcAAACTAAACATGTTTTCCGTcgactattatttttcatcgcaccaaacacccaaaaatactaaaaatatttttcagaaatcattttacacctaaataaataaagcctTAGTgacaaaataaacatataaaggTTATGAAATTAAATGGTAGGTCCGAGAAAACAAAGACTAAATGAAAAGATATCAAGGGGTACAATAGTGTCAAAAGGTCACACAAAGTGATCTCGATCGTTATCCCTATCCCCATCCTATTTTCCTATGTTTCTTCCTTCATTATTTCCTCTTCTATATATCTTGACCAATCAATTAGGTAATAGTTCAgattagaaaaacaaattagGTAATAGTTCTATCTAACTATGTTGATTGGTGATGACTCCAGATTATAGTACAAATTAATGTTGTATTTAGTCATTAGCAATGGACTAGCCACGAGGCACCAAGGTGTCCCATGTTAGCTAATGAATTGGTGGCTTCATGGCAgtttaatttggaaaaataataataataataaatctgaAAAAGACATATTAAGCTTTCTTCAAACTGGGTCAGAAAAAACTCCTTCAACTTAGTCTATTAAaacaatatcaaaaaaaaaatttgtcaattttaatcgggttagaaaaaaaaaaaatttgtcaattttaatCGGGTGACATGTGTCGGCCTTAAACCAATTATACCATTCGCTGATTGGATGTAGATTTTATTTACTTTTGCAAGAATATAGAGGCATCAGCAATCACCATAATCAGATAGATCTATTATTTAATTGAGTAGTCAAATTGTGAGAGGTAGCCCACACCTCTCAAAATTTGCTTCCATAACAGATTGCTTTTGTTAAGTTATCCCCTGAGAGGGCTGGTAGGTTTTGTTGAGAAGGTGAACTAACGATAATTTCTCCAACtgcatttcatcaaacacttggaGGCCTTCAACATTCCACTCTATAAATACCAATTAGGGCTTGCCTGCCTTCGACCCAAAACACAAATAGCTAGAAAACTTCCCCatatatagagagaaagaaCTAGCTGTCTCTAGTCCCTATCAAGCAATGGCTGGTTCTACTCATTTTCTCCTATTGTCTTTGATAATAACATTGTTGTTGTCAAGCATTGATACGAGCACAGCAGCTCGTCGCCTTTTGGACACAGCAGCAGCTCCGCCCCCGGCATTGACTCTGCCTACAATTCCATCTCTACCAAAGGCTTCATTGCCTCCTTTGCCCGCTGTGCCGACGCTGCCAAAAGCCACATTGCCCCCACTGCCTAGCATGCCATTGCCAACTTTGCCGGCTCAACCCACTCTGCCAAAGCCTACATTGCCAACACTCCCATCTCAGCCAACACTGCCTCAAGCCACATTGCCACCATTGCCTACAACCCAGTTGCCAACAGTTCCCAAGGTGACTCTGCCTCCTCTGCCTGCAGCCACTCCAGTGCCCACCATCCCAACTACAATCCCATCTATTCCTACTATTCCAACAACAATTCCAACAATTCCTTCCTTCTCCCCACCCCCATCAAACTGAACTGCTACTTTCTCCTGCTCCCAGTATTGGATGGTTGTGTGTGGTGACTGCCTTGGCTCTacatagttatttatttatttcttctttttttctgagcCTTGACATATGAGTGTTTAATTACAGGCTGAACATAAATTTTCTACAAACAAGGTTGTtggaaaattcttctaattcaatcTTTAAAAGTGTCATATGTCCCTTAGCATGTGagacatgtttttttaatagcatttataaaaaaaaaaaaaaaatgtttctcgCATGCTCAACGGACACACAACAGTTTTATAGACTGTGTTTGAGAAATTCTTACAACCTTATTTGTAGAAATTTATATTCTTACAAGCTTGTGTGGGGTTTATACTATATATGCTTGTATTTGTTAATGTAGAGTCATTCTTTACTCATTTCAGTCAGTCgaattgttattgttattgtcgCTGTTGTCCTTACGAATATGATTACTTCTTATTTTAATGATGGGCCTCTATTTTCCATTGTCTACAAACAAGCCTTACTTAATTACTTTCATTgctaaaagaaattgaaggggATGTCACTAAGGAGTAGTTCAATCAGTTCAGATCACGCCtctcactagttcgaattctcttccaccttttttCTCCTCGGGTGcagacatataaaaaaaataataaaataaagaaatggaaGGGGATAAAAAGGGGAAGGAAGACTAGAATATGCTACCTTAATccactcaaatttaaataagggaaaaatgcaaagttatGCTATGTAGTTACACTTAATTGCAATAAGCTCTCTAAGATTTACAAAGTGGCTTAAAACTCCATGTGTTAAGCATAAATGGCAAATAATTTCCTAACTCAAACTTCCCCGTTCAGCCACCaccatagatttttttttttttttttttttcccatttataatttttttcttcttataatgGGATAcatgtcatattattattagtgCAGATGTGGTGCTCTAACTTATTCggtcaaaatttcaaatggaaGTTCTGACTGGGAAAGGTTTTAGGCACTTTCTAAACTATAGGGGAGCAAAACTTCCACCCCAGACAATGCCCGTACATCAAAATGAACATAAGAATGTTAACGGTTGATTTTGATCACGACAAATATACCACAGTGATGTTGCCAAACTTATATGAAGAAACATCAAATTTATATTCCCTACGTAAACACTAGCTAGCTTTTAGACAAATAGTATCTAATATTATATGCGttggtgctaagtcccacagtGACCTGCGGACCACCTTTCAAAGAAGAGCCTGCAAAAGGAGATCGAGGGGTTGCTAGTGGACCGCTCCAACCCCTTCTATCGTTTAGGGGCTAGTTAGGCTCTTCTGAAGGATGGACCCTCTAGAAAAAATCAACTATCACTAATCGTCAgtataaaaataatgaataacgATCCTACAGATTCTAAAATTATGGAATCCAAGCCATTTGTTGCATCAAACGCCTTGGAAAATGCCACCTATTAAAAAGGTGGCATGAAAGAAGTCCCTTTCCAAAAGGCtcttatttcttcatttttgtagaaaCGTTTCTTCCTCAGAAAACCAAAACACAGTTTTTGACTCAAAACTTTTCTTcaatgagaagaagaagatgatataaaaaaaatatatactcaTCTCAAAGGTTTGAGAAGAAGCATTTCCACCTCCAGTTGCATTAGCTGACAAAGATTAGGGAGAAGGTTGAGGAAGAATTCCCTCcataagaggaagaaaataatCCATTAATTAAAAGGCCATAGAAATGCAAACCTTCTCCCATCCCCCCATCTCCCTCTTCATTACTACCACCACCATGCCCTGTTTCACTCTCATTACTCTCCCTCTAATTAATGTGGTTCCTAGAAGCATCTGTATCTAAAGATGTAGGGTTGATCACACCATAATAGGTATGGTCATCCCCACATCTAATCATCCCCATAGAAGGTGATAACTTCCATGGGGTTAGAGTTAAAATAGAAACAATGTAATTCTTCATTAAGAGTTGCATTacactctataaatagagtggGGATCAGAATAGTTTAACATCATTATTGCATTCTTGCATTTCTGATTCTTctttgttgttaccgtgcacaacaatgataaataatatagaatcgaaaagagagagatcaagagagagttgagacacagatttacgtgattcgacaatgtgcctacgtccacaggagagagtacagctatatttttctattcgacgatttagggttacaacataacatatttataagaaaacactaattataagtactttagaaaaccccaaaataccccccacaacttatttgtccccaggcccacataaattaattacacacaatgggccagtagtagaatatgagccacttgttccaacaatctccaccttggcgaatattcacctctttgaagataatcaagtattgggcCTACGCCTGGAACTAATAGGTTTGGGGATGCTGCCTTCTCTCCTCTCCTTTCTAGCACCtagagacatttgtcaagtgcaagcaatgcttgaacttgttTGCGGTAACAggcttcgtcaacatgtccGCTACATGTTGCAACCAATTCCCtaatcttgtgaaacctcacatcaatgtgtttggttctagcATGATACActtggttctttgccaagtaaatggcactTTGACTGTCACAATACAACGAAACTCCGCCTTGCTGAATACCCAGCTCCCTGACTAACCCTGtaagccacaaagcttcctttgcagcCTCAGCCGCCACCATGTACTCCGCCTCAGTTGTGGACATCACAACCGTAGATTGGATCATAGACCTCCAACGTATGGGTCCTCctgcaagagtgaacacataacccATAGTCAACCTCCTGTCATCCAAATCCCCTACATAATCTGCATCCACATATCCGATAACTGACAAATCACTTTTCTGTTTGACAAAAGTGA
This window encodes:
- the LOC132180008 gene encoding protein PELPK2-like — its product is MAGSTHFLLLSLIITLLLSSIDTSTAARRLLDTAAAPPPALTLPTIPSLPKASLPPLPAVPTLPKATLPPLPSMPLPTLPAQPTLPKPTLPTLPSQPTLPQATLPPLPTTQLPTVPKVTLPPLPAATPVPTIPTTIPSIPTIPTTIPTIPSFSPPPSN